From the genome of Leucoraja erinacea ecotype New England chromosome 24, Leri_hhj_1, whole genome shotgun sequence:
cttctaaactccagtgaatacaagcctggtcttttcaatctttcctcatatgacagtcccgccatctcagggatcaatctcgtgaacccacgctgcactgcctcaatcacaaggatgtccttcctcaaactaggagaccaaaactgtacacaatactccagatgtggtcttaccagagccctatacaactgcagatcttcggtttcctcccacactccaaaaacgcacaggtttgtaggttaattggcttggtgtaaatataaagttgtccctaatgtgtgtagatagtgtcaatgtgcgatGATCGCGGGTCTATGCGGACTCTGGGccgaaaaggcctgtttccgcgcagtatctctaaaactaaaacactccTCGTTAAGGAAAAATAGGACCCAGGttaaagttcatgttataggagtagaattaggccattcggccctaattTTGCGTctactaatcccatttcctgccttctcctcattacaCATGCCACCCATTCTAATATgcactgtggcaatgagttccacagattaactaccctctgacttaagaagttCGTCCTCgcttcctttctaaaagagcgctctttaaatttgaggctatgacctctggtcctagattctcccaccagtggaaacatcctttccacatccactctatctatgcctttcattattctgtaagtttcaatgagggtcccccctcaatcttctagactCCAGTGAATAGagccccagtgctgtcaaatgttcatcatatgctaacccactcattcctggaatcattcttgtaaacctcctctggaccctccccggagccagcacattcttcctctgtTAAACATCGAGTGTGCTCCCTCTACACTGTTCCAGAGTTGGTCAGACACAGAGTGAAGGTCCCTCTAAACTGTCCCATCGCACACTACCAGGGTATGGGTTAGACAGAGTGTAGCTCGCTCTAAGTATGGCCTTCTGTCCTCATAGGTCGGCTGTTGTGCTGTTCCCCTGTTGTGTCCCATCCCCTCCGACAGAGACTGTACCAGGGCCGTGGTGCAGGGGGCCGGCGGGGAAAGCAGAAGACCACCGTGCTGGACAGCAAGGAGAAGCAAACCTGTGGTGAGTTCTGTCTGGAGCTGGAATTCTGTTGCCCCTCGTTATCTGTCCACAATGACTAAGATTGAGGCAAATTCACTGCTCGCTTCAATGCCAAACCCTTCCCCTTAGCCCATCGTACCCCTCCGCTACTCCGGTCCTCTTCCTAAACTCTCCCGTGCTACCACTTCTCCCTCACCCGGCTTCTACTCAACCTCCACCTCCGAGGATCCCTCTCTTGTCTGGTGttgctctccctccccttccccagatCGCCCCTTACTTGTTCTGCCCTCCCTGCAATATTGTGCCTTGCTCATTCCCCTAATGCCCTCCTTAACCTCCCCCAACTGCACACCACCAggactccctcttcccccccccccccccccccctccccactcagaTTGCCCCAACCGCACTACCCCTGTGCTTTCCCATTTCCACCGCATTCCCTCTGCCATCGATGGCCTCCCCACCCATCTTTACCCTTGATTACCCCACTCCCCTGTGCTTCCTCGCTTCTCCCGATTGCTCCTGGCTTGCTACCCGGGACCAACCTGCGCTCTCACCCCCAGACATCCGGCTTCGTGTGAGGGCCGAGTACTGCCAGCACCAGACAGCGCTGGAGGGCAACGTCTTCTCCAACAAGCCGGGCCGGCTGGAGCGCCAGTTCGAGCGCTTCGCCCAGGCTAACACCATCCTCAAGTCCCGGGACCTTGGCTCCATCATCTGCGACATCAAGTTCTCCGAGCTCACCTACCTCGACGCCTTCTGGAGGGACTACATCAACGGCTCGCTGCTCGAGGCCCTCAAGGGCGTCTTTATCACCGACTCCCTCAAGCAGGCCGTGGGCCATGAGGCCATCAAGCTGCTGGTCAACGTGGACGAGGATGACTATACGGCAGGCAGGCAGAGGTTGCTACACAACCTCATGCTGCAGCACGGGCCCTGAGGGGCAGGGGCGTGGGGGGCACCTCCAACACACAGGCCTGGAGGGTGGTGTGTGCtccgctcttctcccctctaaccccctccctttATCTaagccctctccttctctctatcCCTGTCACTGCTGCTCCTCTAACTCTGTTCCTTTCTCCATCTACTCGCCATTCCTCAGGtctcccccactcactcactcccctccACGTTTGCTGACTAAACCCTCCATCTCACGCCCTCCTCCCCCTTGGCACCCGCCTCTTGCCCCCCACCCTGTGCCCATTtcctccccctttttccccccccctgtgcccccctctttccccccccccccccccccccccccccaccccccccccccccccgaacttgCGCCTTCCAGCTCGGAGCAACAAATTGTGAGAGGGTGCTGCCACTTCTGCAGTGACGTGAGTGAGGAGCGAGCCCAGCTGGCTAATCTGCACCCTGGGACAGACAGATGACATTCGGTGCACAGCCAGCAGAGGGCCTGGGATCCCTGACCTCCAGCCCCAAACTGGGCTGCGATTGCTCGTTCAACAACTCAATTGTGGTATTAAGGAAATAATCAGAACTGTGAACTGCTCTTCCTGTGAGAATCTCTTCCATTGCTCATTGCAGTTTGAACAAGCAAAAGGCCAGAGAGGTTGAGACCGTCTTTCTGAGACAGTCACTCATACAGTGTCTGAAGCTCCCCCCCTATACTGTTCCATCACACACTCCCAGAGCACTGGTTAGACACAGAGTGAGGCTCGCTGTGCACTGACC
Proteins encoded in this window:
- the dedd gene encoding death effector domain-containing protein isoform X2: MAASGKRSGQQWPEEQLSKQHGLHSLHRMFQIVGAQLTHRDVRVLSFLFVDVIADYERGLIRSGRDFFLALERQGRCDETNFQHVLQLLRIITRHDLLPYVTLKRRKTGRLLCCSPVVSHPLRQRLYQGRGAGGRRGKQKTTVLDSKEKQTCDIRLRVRAEYCQHQTALEGNVFSNKPGRLERQFERFAQANTILKSRDLGSIICDIKFSELTYLDAFWRDYINGSLLEALKGVFITDSLKQAVGHEAIKLLVNVDEDDYTAGRQRLLHNLMLQHGP
- the dedd gene encoding death effector domain-containing protein isoform X1 translates to MAASGKRSGQQWPEEQLSKQHGLHSLHRMFQIVGAQLTHRDVRVLSFLFVDVIADYERGLIRSGRDFFLALERQGRCDETNFQHVLQLLRIITRHDLLPYVTLKRRKTVSPDPVDKYLEQSSVTYVMPRSLAAEGATEHNKPGRLLCCSPVVSHPLRQRLYQGRGAGGRRGKQKTTVLDSKEKQTCDIRLRVRAEYCQHQTALEGNVFSNKPGRLERQFERFAQANTILKSRDLGSIICDIKFSELTYLDAFWRDYINGSLLEALKGVFITDSLKQAVGHEAIKLLVNVDEDDYTAGRQRLLHNLMLQHGP